A portion of the Pedobacter cryoconitis genome contains these proteins:
- the can gene encoding carbonate dehydratase translates to MCAKLESHNHNITYEGLLQGNKDWVAKTLAEDPAFFDRLSSGQKPPILWIGCSDSRVPANQITNTNPGDIFVHRNIANVVVHTDMNMLSVLDYAVNVLEVEHVIVCGHYGCGGVAAALSNKQFGIIDNWLRNIKDTYRLHYHELDRISDDKKRTDRLVELNVIEGVFNLTKTSIVQNRWGDGKKLGIHGWVYSLETGLIKDLGVTTESNDHISAVFKVDGLIKPKVEALVKSPVESK, encoded by the coding sequence ATGTGTGCAAAATTAGAATCCCACAATCACAATATAACTTACGAAGGACTATTACAAGGTAATAAAGACTGGGTAGCGAAAACTTTAGCTGAAGATCCTGCTTTTTTTGACCGTTTATCTTCCGGACAGAAGCCGCCAATTTTATGGATCGGCTGTTCAGACAGCAGGGTGCCTGCTAACCAGATTACCAATACCAATCCTGGCGATATCTTTGTTCACCGCAACATTGCAAACGTGGTGGTACATACAGATATGAATATGCTAAGTGTATTGGATTATGCTGTAAATGTTTTAGAAGTAGAACATGTTATCGTTTGCGGTCACTACGGATGTGGTGGTGTTGCCGCCGCATTAAGCAACAAGCAATTCGGAATTATTGACAACTGGTTAAGAAATATAAAAGATACTTATCGTTTACATTATCATGAACTGGACAGGATTTCAGATGATAAAAAACGTACAGACAGACTCGTAGAGCTGAATGTTATAGAAGGTGTATTTAACCTGACCAAAACATCTATTGTTCAGAACAGATGGGGAGATGGAAAAAAATTAGGTATCCACGGCTGGGTTTACAGTTTGGAAACCGGATTAATCAAAGATTTGGGGGTAACTACAGAATCCAATGACCATATTTCTGCAGTATTTAAGGTAGATGGTCTGATTAAGCCTAAAGTTGAAGCTCTTGTAAAATCTCCTGTTGAATCTAAATAG
- a CDS encoding SulP family inorganic anion transporter codes for MQNGNSISSKAGLKKYILKKNLKRDFPASIVVFLVALPLCLGIALASGAPLFAGLITGIIGGIVVASFSGSQLSVSGPAAGLTVIVLGAIAHLGSYQVFLLAVMLAGLMQIVLGLIKAGTIGNYFPSSVIEGMLAAIGLILILKQLPHALGVDKDFLDESLSSGSMFNIVGQALKMLNPAAMIITVLSIAILIFWPKFKKLSAVPAPLLVVILGIGMTLFFQQTGFALRAEQMVNIPVVRGWGEFSNLFTMPDFSAITNKEVWIVALTIAVVASLETLLSIEAVDKIDPVKRVSPTNRELIAQGIGNMTSGMFGGLPMTSVIVRSSANVNAGGKTKMSAILHGCWLLLSFLFIPGLINMIPLACLAAILLVTGYKLTRISLFKHMYHKGWDQFIPFVITVVAVLLTDLLKGVAIGMLLSVFYLLRTNMRNPFFYKIHEEGNKKNLRIKLSEEVSFLNKAAIQVVLTKIPQETNVIIDGSNSRYIHPDVLETIYNFKHNAYTKGIIVTLVEIKEHYIVPKITDKIIEDIHKI; via the coding sequence ATGCAGAATGGAAACTCAATCTCCTCAAAGGCTGGATTGAAGAAATATATCTTAAAAAAGAATTTAAAGCGCGATTTCCCGGCGAGTATAGTCGTGTTTTTAGTGGCCCTGCCCTTGTGTCTGGGCATAGCCCTGGCTTCGGGCGCACCATTGTTTGCCGGTCTGATTACTGGTATTATAGGGGGAATCGTTGTTGCTAGTTTCAGTGGATCTCAATTAAGCGTGAGTGGCCCTGCTGCTGGTTTGACCGTCATCGTACTTGGCGCTATAGCTCATCTGGGCAGTTATCAGGTGTTTTTACTTGCAGTTATGCTGGCAGGATTAATGCAGATAGTGCTCGGTTTAATTAAAGCGGGTACAATCGGAAACTATTTTCCTTCGAGTGTAATTGAAGGAATGCTTGCTGCAATTGGACTGATACTGATTTTAAAGCAACTGCCACACGCATTAGGTGTAGATAAAGATTTTCTGGATGAAAGCTTAAGCAGTGGTTCTATGTTTAATATTGTAGGACAGGCGCTAAAAATGCTCAATCCGGCAGCAATGATCATTACCGTGCTTTCAATTGCTATTCTGATTTTCTGGCCAAAATTCAAAAAGCTGAGTGCTGTACCGGCTCCTTTACTGGTTGTTATACTAGGTATAGGAATGACTCTGTTTTTTCAGCAAACAGGATTTGCTTTAAGAGCAGAGCAAATGGTTAATATTCCAGTTGTAAGAGGATGGGGTGAATTTTCGAACCTGTTTACCATGCCGGATTTCTCTGCAATTACAAATAAGGAAGTCTGGATTGTTGCTTTAACGATAGCTGTTGTGGCAAGTTTAGAAACCTTGCTGAGTATCGAAGCTGTGGATAAGATTGATCCTGTAAAAAGGGTTTCACCAACCAACAGAGAGCTGATTGCGCAGGGAATAGGAAATATGACAAGCGGTATGTTTGGCGGTTTACCTATGACCTCTGTAATTGTAAGAAGTTCTGCAAACGTAAATGCTGGTGGAAAGACAAAAATGTCTGCCATTTTACATGGTTGCTGGTTACTGTTGTCCTTCCTTTTTATACCAGGATTGATTAATATGATTCCGCTTGCCTGTCTGGCAGCGATCCTTTTAGTAACTGGTTATAAACTAACAAGAATAAGCCTGTTTAAACATATGTATCACAAAGGATGGGATCAATTTATTCCATTTGTGATTACAGTCGTTGCCGTTTTATTAACTGACTTATTAAAAGGGGTGGCCATCGGTATGTTGTTGTCTGTATTTTATTTACTGCGGACCAATATGCGTAATCCATTCTTTTACAAGATTCATGAAGAAGGGAACAAGAAAAATCTGAGAATTAAACTGTCTGAAGAAGTTTCATTTCTGAACAAAGCAGCCATACAAGTTGTATTGACAAAAATCCCTCAGGAAACCAATGTTATTATTGATGGAAGCAACTCCAGATATATCCATCCGGATGTACTGGAAACCATTTACAATTTCAAACATAATGCTTATACAAAGGGGATTATAGTTACCTTAGTTGAGATCAAAGAGCATTATATAGTACCAAAAATAACTGACAAAATTATTGAAGATATTCATAAAATATAA
- a CDS encoding porin → MKRYLLTLVLFYPLLVLSQSNNAPSSYDIHDIKITGYLQTQFQKTQSPGISSFSGGDFAENSDNRFIIRRGRLKIDRVDKYSSIVFQIDATQNGVQLMDAFIQLHQPDNKRFQLTAGLFNRPFGYSIVYSSGYRDFPERSRVFQTIMPRERDIGAMLSYQPIKELRFLNIDVAVVNGSGLFARDYDSKKDVIGNLSFKFDSLANKKLHIGFGGSIYKGSVRNGTESYYTDNGNGFTKNTDPSYKGANLKRNYYGGNVQIQYDNTFGTTSLKAEYVAGVQPGVAASSSISGALASQSFSTQPATDLYLRNFTGCYIWLTQQILKSKFSALLAYDVYDPNSKMNEDQIGLDNNTTAGDIKFSTLGYGMTYLFSSRLKLTVYNERVINSPTQLTNYNKDIRDDVFTTRLQYRW, encoded by the coding sequence ATGAAAAGATATCTGCTAACCCTGGTTTTATTTTATCCGCTGTTAGTCCTCAGTCAAAGCAATAATGCACCTTCTTCTTATGATATCCATGATATTAAGATCACTGGTTATCTTCAGACACAGTTTCAAAAAACACAATCCCCGGGGATTTCTTCTTTTTCGGGTGGAGATTTTGCAGAAAACTCAGACAATCGGTTTATTATCCGCAGAGGTCGTCTTAAAATTGACCGGGTTGATAAATATTCCAGTATAGTCTTTCAAATCGATGCAACACAAAATGGCGTGCAATTGATGGATGCCTTTATTCAACTGCACCAACCCGACAATAAGCGTTTTCAACTAACCGCTGGTCTTTTTAACAGACCTTTTGGCTATTCAATTGTCTATTCTTCTGGCTATAGAGATTTCCCTGAGCGTTCCAGAGTTTTTCAGACCATTATGCCACGTGAACGTGATATTGGTGCAATGTTATCGTATCAGCCAATTAAAGAACTTCGCTTTTTGAACATAGACGTCGCTGTAGTTAATGGAAGCGGTCTTTTTGCAAGGGACTATGACTCTAAAAAAGATGTAATTGGTAATCTTTCATTCAAGTTTGACAGTCTGGCCAATAAAAAACTTCATATTGGTTTTGGCGGATCAATTTATAAAGGTTCAGTACGCAACGGCACCGAGTCTTACTATACGGATAATGGAAATGGATTTACTAAAAATACAGATCCATCCTACAAAGGCGCTAATTTAAAAAGGAATTATTATGGTGGAAATGTGCAGATCCAATACGATAATACCTTTGGAACAACCAGTCTGAAAGCTGAATATGTTGCCGGCGTACAACCAGGAGTAGCTGCTTCAAGCTCCATTAGTGGTGCACTGGCCAGTCAGAGTTTTTCTACTCAGCCAGCTACAGACCTTTACCTGCGTAATTTCACAGGCTGTTATATTTGGCTTACACAGCAAATCTTAAAAAGTAAGTTTAGCGCTTTGCTTGCTTATGATGTATATGATCCGAACAGCAAGATGAATGAAGATCAGATTGGCCTGGATAACAATACGACTGCGGGTGATATTAAATTCAGTACCCTGGGTTATGGAATGACTTATTTATTCAGTTCACGTTTAAAACTTACAGTTTATAATGAGCGGGTGATCAACTCCCCTACACAATTGACAAATTATAATAAAGATATCAGGGATGATGTCTTTACCACACGCTTACAATATCGCTGGTAA
- a CDS encoding acyl-CoA carboxylase subunit beta — MDNKIKLLQDKIEQAHAGGGPQRIDSQHKKGKLTARERIHFLMDEGSFEEIGMFVTHRSTDFGMETEKYPGDGVVTGYGNINGRLVYIFSQDFTIFGGSLSETHAEKICKIMEMALKTGAPLIGLNDSGGARIQEGVVSLGGYADIFYRNVQASGVIPQLSAIMGPCAGGAVYSPAITDFTLMVENTSYMFVTGPNVVKTVTHEEVSSEELGGASTHATKSGVTHFSCVNELDAINHIKQLLSYMPQNCEETPAILAYKPDQDESRASLNKIIPDNANQPYDVRGVIDQLSDSGSFLEVHKDYAENIVVGFGRLAGRSIGIVANQPAYLAGVLDNNASVKAARFVRFCDCFNIPLLVLEDVPGFLPGTDQEWNGIIKNGAKLLYAFSEATVPRITVIIRKAYGGAYDVMNSKHIGADMNYAWPTAEIAVMGAKGAAEIIFKKEITSAADPAAKLLEKEKLYAEIFANPYRAAERGFIDEVIEPADTRIKLIKAFKMLENKVVNNPRKKHGNIPL, encoded by the coding sequence ATGGATAATAAGATAAAATTACTACAGGATAAAATAGAACAGGCACATGCAGGCGGAGGCCCGCAAAGAATAGATAGTCAGCATAAAAAAGGTAAACTAACCGCAAGAGAACGTATCCATTTTCTAATGGATGAGGGTTCTTTTGAAGAGATCGGGATGTTTGTGACCCATAGAAGTACAGACTTTGGTATGGAGACAGAAAAGTACCCTGGTGACGGTGTAGTAACCGGTTATGGAAATATCAATGGCAGACTAGTTTACATCTTTTCCCAGGACTTTACCATCTTCGGAGGGTCACTTTCCGAAACTCACGCAGAAAAAATATGTAAGATTATGGAGATGGCCCTGAAAACAGGAGCTCCTTTAATCGGATTAAATGATAGTGGTGGTGCACGTATTCAGGAAGGCGTGGTATCATTAGGTGGATATGCTGATATCTTTTACCGGAATGTACAAGCATCAGGGGTGATCCCTCAACTTTCAGCAATTATGGGCCCCTGTGCCGGAGGTGCTGTTTACTCTCCAGCAATTACCGATTTTACCTTGATGGTAGAAAACACTTCTTATATGTTTGTAACCGGCCCTAATGTGGTTAAAACAGTTACACACGAAGAAGTAAGCTCAGAAGAACTGGGCGGGGCAAGCACACATGCTACAAAATCAGGAGTTACTCATTTTTCTTGTGTAAATGAGCTTGACGCCATTAACCATATTAAACAACTACTGAGTTATATGCCACAAAATTGTGAGGAAACTCCCGCAATTTTAGCTTATAAACCAGATCAGGATGAATCCAGAGCATCCTTAAATAAAATTATCCCTGACAATGCCAACCAACCTTATGATGTAAGGGGTGTCATTGATCAGCTCAGTGATTCCGGAAGTTTCCTGGAAGTACATAAAGATTATGCAGAAAATATTGTAGTCGGTTTTGGCCGTCTTGCAGGCAGAAGCATTGGAATTGTAGCCAACCAGCCAGCCTATCTTGCGGGGGTATTAGATAACAATGCCTCAGTCAAAGCAGCACGTTTTGTCCGGTTCTGTGATTGCTTTAACATTCCGCTATTGGTACTGGAAGACGTTCCTGGTTTCCTTCCAGGTACAGATCAGGAATGGAATGGTATTATCAAAAACGGCGCGAAATTATTGTATGCATTCAGTGAAGCTACAGTACCAAGAATTACAGTAATTATCAGAAAAGCATACGGCGGTGCCTATGATGTCATGAACTCCAAACACATTGGTGCAGACATGAACTATGCATGGCCAACAGCCGAGATTGCTGTAATGGGTGCAAAAGGTGCAGCGGAGATTATTTTTAAGAAAGAAATAACCAGTGCAGCTGATCCAGCTGCTAAATTATTGGAGAAAGAAAAGCTATATGCCGAAATCTTCGCTAATCCATACCGGGCAGCAGAACGCGGCTTTATAGACGAAGTGATTGAACCTGCAGACACGAGGATCAAATTAATCAAGGCATTTAAAATGCTGGAAAATAAAGTAGTGAATAACCCACGTAAAAAACACGGAAATATTCCGTTATAA
- a CDS encoding M42 family metallopeptidase — protein MAKKKDEKQKHVSVVTKKSLQFFEEYINNPSPTGFEYPGQKLWLDYLKPYIDESFIDNYGTAVGVINPKAEYRVVIEAHADEISWFVNYITNDGLIYVIRNGGSDHQIAPSKRVNIHTDNGLVKAVFGWPAIHTRGAGEKEEAPALKNIFLDCGCTTKEEVEALGVHVGCVITYEDEFMVLNDRYYVGRALDNRAGGFMIAEVARLLKENKQKLPFALYIVNSVQEEIGLRGAEMIAHRIKPHVAIVTDVTHDTSTPMINKITQGDLACGKGPVVSYAPAVQTNLNKLLIETAEKNDIPFQRQASSRSTGTDTDAFAYSNGGVPSALISLPLRYMHTTVEMIHKEDVDNVISLIYHSLLNIKKDHDFKYNK, from the coding sequence ATGGCTAAAAAGAAAGACGAGAAGCAGAAACATGTATCTGTCGTAACTAAGAAATCACTCCAGTTTTTTGAAGAATATATTAATAACCCATCCCCTACGGGATTTGAATACCCAGGTCAGAAACTTTGGTTAGATTACCTGAAACCTTATATCGATGAAAGTTTTATCGATAACTACGGAACTGCTGTTGGCGTAATCAACCCAAAAGCAGAATATAGAGTGGTCATTGAAGCTCATGCTGATGAAATTTCATGGTTTGTAAACTATATCACGAATGACGGATTAATTTATGTGATCAGAAATGGAGGTTCAGATCATCAGATTGCCCCATCTAAGCGTGTAAATATCCACACCGATAATGGATTAGTCAAAGCAGTATTCGGCTGGCCAGCGATCCACACACGTGGTGCAGGAGAAAAAGAGGAAGCACCTGCTTTAAAGAACATTTTCCTGGATTGTGGTTGCACTACTAAAGAAGAAGTTGAAGCGCTAGGTGTACATGTAGGTTGTGTAATTACTTATGAAGATGAATTCATGGTATTGAATGACCGTTATTATGTAGGCCGTGCTTTAGATAACCGTGCAGGTGGATTTATGATTGCAGAAGTAGCACGCTTACTGAAAGAGAATAAGCAGAAATTACCCTTCGCTTTATACATTGTAAATTCTGTACAGGAAGAAATAGGTTTAAGAGGCGCAGAAATGATTGCACACCGCATTAAGCCTCATGTAGCTATCGTTACCGATGTTACCCATGATACCTCTACACCAATGATCAATAAAATAACTCAGGGAGATTTAGCCTGCGGTAAAGGCCCTGTTGTATCTTACGCACCAGCTGTACAAACAAACCTGAATAAATTACTGATTGAAACAGCGGAGAAAAATGACATTCCATTCCAACGCCAGGCTTCATCACGTTCTACAGGAACTGACACTGATGCTTTCGCTTATTCAAATGGTGGTGTACCTTCAGCACTAATTTCGCTGCCATTGCGTTATATGCATACCACTGTTGAAATGATTCATAAAGAAGATGTAGATAATGTGATCAGCCTGATCTACCATTCTTTATTGAATATAAAGAAAGACCACGATTTTAAATACAATAAATAA
- a CDS encoding nucleotidyltransferase family protein, with protein sequence MKPTLLILAAGMASRYGSMKQIDGFGPNGETIIDYSIYDAIKAGFGKVVFIIKEEYVENFKAIFDTKLEGKIETDYVFQNFDLKQYGIDIEIERSKPWGTAHAVLAARHAIKEPFCVINADDFYGLDAYEKMVKFLTTEVTGSNYSMIGYEIGKTLSDYGSVSRGVCKVSADGYLEEIIERTKVLREGEAIVYEEDEKQYPLSLDTRVSMNFWGFTPEMFKISEELFRDFAHANKDNPKAEFFIPLVADSLLSSETADFKVVPTDSKWFGVTYKEDKPIVQASIDQLVKDGVYPENLWK encoded by the coding sequence ATGAAACCTACGTTATTAATACTCGCAGCCGGTATGGCAAGTCGCTATGGCAGCATGAAACAAATTGATGGTTTTGGTCCGAACGGAGAGACCATAATTGACTATTCTATCTATGATGCTATCAAAGCTGGCTTTGGTAAAGTAGTGTTTATTATCAAAGAAGAATATGTAGAAAACTTCAAAGCTATATTTGATACTAAGCTTGAAGGTAAAATAGAAACGGATTATGTGTTTCAGAATTTCGATCTTAAACAATATGGAATTGATATTGAAATAGAAAGAAGTAAACCATGGGGAACAGCGCATGCCGTTCTTGCAGCAAGACATGCTATAAAAGAGCCATTCTGCGTAATCAATGCAGATGATTTTTATGGACTGGATGCCTATGAGAAAATGGTTAAGTTTTTAACTACCGAAGTTACCGGCAGCAACTACTCCATGATTGGTTATGAAATTGGTAAAACTTTATCAGATTACGGATCAGTATCCCGTGGCGTATGTAAAGTAAGCGCAGACGGTTACCTGGAAGAAATCATAGAACGCACAAAAGTACTTCGTGAGGGAGAAGCTATCGTTTACGAAGAAGACGAAAAACAATATCCTTTATCATTAGATACCCGTGTATCCATGAACTTCTGGGGATTCACACCTGAAATGTTTAAAATATCCGAAGAACTTTTCAGAGACTTTGCACATGCGAACAAAGACAACCCTAAAGCAGAATTTTTCATTCCATTGGTAGCTGATAGCTTATTAAGCTCAGAGACTGCAGATTTTAAAGTTGTTCCTACAGATAGCAAATGGTTTGGTGTAACTTATAAGGAAGATAAACCGATTGTACAGGCTTCTATAGATCAACTCGTTAAAGACGGTGTGTATCCTGAAAACCTGTGGAAATAA
- the dnaK gene encoding molecular chaperone DnaK: MSKIIGIDLGTTNSCVAVMEGNEPVVIANSEGKRTTPSIVAFAENGERKVGDSAKRQAITNPTKTIYSIKRFMGSSFAEVAKETGRVPYKVVKGDNNTPRVEIDDRKYTPQEISAMILQKMKKTAEDFLGHEVTEAVITVPAYFNDAQRQATKEAGEIAGLTVKRIINEPTAAALAYGLDKAHKDMKIVVFDCGGGTHDVSVLELGDGVFEVKSTDGDTHLGGDDFDHIIIDWLAAEFKTENGMDLNQDPMALQRLKEAAEKAKIELSSTTSTEVNLPYITADASGPKHLVRTLSRAKFEQLAADLIKRTIEPCKSALKNAGLKTSDIDEIILVGGSTRIPAIQEAVKAFFGKDPSKGVNPDEVVAIGAAIQGGVLTGEVKDVLLLDVTPLSLGIETMGGVMTKLIEANTTIPSKKAETFSTAADNQPSVEIHILQGERPMAAQNRTIGRFILDGIPPSPRGVPQVEVAFDIDANGILHVSAKDKATGKEQKIRIEASSGLTEEEIKRMREEAEQNADADKIAKEEADKINSADALIFSTEKQLKEFGDKISADKKAPIEAGLAKLQAAHAARSFADIDAAQEELQAAWNEASEEMYKAGQDGGAPAEGGAQSNGQTADAADNVTDVDFEEVKDDKK, translated from the coding sequence ATGTCAAAAATTATTGGTATAGACTTAGGAACAACAAACTCTTGCGTAGCCGTAATGGAAGGTAACGAACCTGTAGTTATAGCCAACAGTGAGGGGAAACGTACAACGCCATCCATTGTTGCTTTTGCAGAAAATGGTGAACGTAAAGTAGGTGATTCTGCAAAACGCCAGGCAATCACTAACCCAACAAAAACAATTTATTCAATCAAGCGTTTCATGGGCAGCAGCTTTGCTGAGGTTGCTAAAGAAACTGGCCGCGTACCTTACAAAGTTGTTAAGGGTGACAACAATACTCCACGTGTTGAAATTGATGACCGTAAATACACTCCACAGGAAATTTCTGCAATGATCTTGCAAAAAATGAAAAAAACTGCGGAAGACTTTTTAGGTCATGAAGTAACAGAAGCAGTTATTACTGTTCCTGCTTATTTCAACGATGCTCAACGTCAGGCTACTAAAGAAGCTGGTGAAATCGCTGGTTTAACAGTTAAACGTATCATCAACGAGCCAACTGCAGCTGCTTTAGCTTACGGTTTGGACAAAGCACATAAAGACATGAAAATTGTTGTGTTTGACTGTGGTGGTGGTACTCATGACGTTTCTGTATTAGAATTAGGTGATGGTGTATTTGAAGTAAAATCTACTGACGGTGATACGCACTTAGGTGGTGATGACTTTGACCACATTATTATTGACTGGTTAGCTGCTGAATTCAAAACTGAGAATGGTATGGACCTTAATCAGGATCCAATGGCATTACAACGTTTGAAAGAAGCTGCTGAAAAAGCTAAAATTGAGCTTTCAAGCACTACTTCTACAGAAGTTAACTTACCATATATCACTGCTGATGCAAGCGGACCAAAACACTTGGTTAGAACTTTAAGCCGTGCTAAATTTGAGCAATTGGCTGCTGATTTGATCAAACGTACTATCGAGCCTTGTAAATCTGCATTGAAAAATGCTGGTTTAAAAACTTCTGATATCGATGAAATCATTTTAGTAGGTGGTTCTACTCGTATTCCAGCTATTCAGGAAGCAGTAAAAGCATTCTTCGGTAAAGATCCTTCTAAAGGTGTAAACCCTGATGAGGTTGTAGCTATCGGTGCTGCAATTCAAGGTGGTGTTTTAACTGGTGAGGTTAAAGATGTATTGTTATTAGACGTAACTCCTCTTTCTTTAGGTATTGAGACTATGGGTGGTGTAATGACTAAATTAATTGAAGCGAATACTACTATTCCTTCTAAAAAAGCAGAAACTTTCTCTACAGCTGCAGATAACCAGCCTTCGGTAGAAATCCACATCTTACAAGGTGAGCGTCCAATGGCTGCTCAGAACCGTACGATTGGCCGTTTTATCTTAGACGGTATACCTCCATCTCCACGTGGTGTTCCTCAGGTTGAAGTTGCTTTTGACATTGATGCGAATGGTATCTTACACGTAAGTGCAAAAGATAAAGCTACTGGTAAAGAGCAAAAAATTCGTATTGAGGCTTCATCAGGTTTAACTGAAGAAGAAATCAAAAGAATGAGAGAAGAAGCTGAGCAAAATGCTGATGCTGATAAAATCGCTAAAGAAGAAGCTGATAAAATCAACAGTGCTGATGCTTTAATTTTCTCTACTGAGAAACAATTGAAAGAATTCGGTGATAAAATCTCTGCTGATAAAAAAGCTCCGATTGAAGCTGGTTTAGCTAAATTACAAGCGGCACATGCTGCAAGAAGTTTCGCTGATATTGATGCAGCTCAGGAAGAGTTACAAGCAGCCTGGAATGAAGCATCTGAAGAGATGTACAAAGCTGGTCAGGACGGTGGTGCACCTGCTGAAGGTGGTGCTCAGTCAAACGGTCAAACAGCTGATGCTGCTGACAACGTTACTGATGTTGACTTCGAAGAAGTAAAAGACGATAAGAAATAA
- a CDS encoding class I SAM-dependent methyltransferase — MSNQSILQEFHKQLADSIPANSFIKISLGNYQGNDKELKNVYVRRIKIKKVEMLSFTYRNKTRDIVKNFSIEDGLTRISHFISNDFRICTFFSTEKEVIVEHDKKGVITVRERLIKTAAPVVLTHDKEKKRLIQPAGKNYLQELNITDATGTVYKNAQDKYKQINQYVALLDPLIRTLPAGKFKKVVDMGSGKGYLTFALYDYLVNVLKIEAQVTGVEYRQDLVDLCNKIASKSNFKGLDFVQGTIEDYAAEEINLLIALHACDTATDDAIYKGIKGNAELIVVAPCCHKQIRRQIEKGKAINELDFLTKYGIFLERQAEMVTDGIRALILEYFGYKTKVFEFISDAHTPKNVLVVGVKNKEQAVDKEEILEKIKRIKEYFGIEYHHLETLVKF, encoded by the coding sequence ATGTCCAATCAATCTATTCTTCAGGAGTTCCATAAGCAGTTAGCGGACAGTATCCCGGCTAATTCATTTATAAAGATTTCTCTTGGCAATTACCAGGGCAATGACAAGGAATTAAAGAATGTATATGTACGCCGGATAAAGATTAAAAAAGTAGAAATGCTTTCTTTTACTTACCGGAATAAAACCAGGGATATTGTAAAGAACTTCTCGATCGAAGATGGCTTAACCAGAATCAGTCATTTTATCAGCAATGATTTTAGAATTTGTACTTTTTTTAGCACGGAGAAAGAAGTAATTGTTGAACATGATAAAAAGGGTGTGATCACGGTTAGAGAAAGGCTGATCAAGACTGCAGCTCCGGTTGTACTCACTCATGATAAAGAGAAGAAAAGATTGATTCAGCCTGCTGGTAAAAATTATTTGCAGGAGTTAAATATCACTGATGCAACAGGTACTGTTTATAAGAATGCACAGGATAAGTATAAACAGATTAATCAGTATGTAGCTTTATTGGATCCGCTGATCCGGACTTTGCCTGCCGGCAAGTTTAAAAAGGTAGTAGATATGGGATCGGGTAAAGGTTATCTTACTTTTGCTTTATATGATTACCTGGTTAATGTTTTAAAGATCGAAGCGCAGGTAACTGGTGTGGAATATCGTCAGGACCTGGTGGATCTGTGTAATAAAATAGCTTCGAAGTCAAATTTTAAGGGACTGGATTTTGTTCAGGGTACTATAGAAGATTATGCAGCTGAAGAGATCAACCTGTTAATTGCTTTACATGCCTGCGATACGGCTACTGATGATGCAATCTATAAAGGCATCAAAGGGAATGCAGAACTTATTGTTGTTGCACCTTGCTGCCATAAGCAAATCAGAAGACAGATAGAAAAAGGAAAGGCTATAAATGAACTGGACTTTTTAACGAAGTATGGTATCTTTTTAGAACGTCAGGCAGAAATGGTAACTGATGGTATCAGGGCATTGATCCTGGAATATTTTGGATACAAGACGAAGGTATTTGAATTTATTTCAGATGCACATACCCCAAAAAATGTACTGGTTGTAGGGGTGAAAAACAAAGAACAAGCGGTGGATAAAGAAGAGATTCTGGAGAAGATTAAACGGATAAAAGAATATTTTGGCATTGAGTATCATCATCTTGAAACATTAGTCAAGTTTTGA
- the rplQ gene encoding 50S ribosomal protein L17, producing MRHGKKHNHLGRTKSHRKAMLANMASSLIKHKRISTTLAKAKALRMYVEPLITKSKNDTTHSRRTVFSYLQDKDSVTELFRDIAAKVANRPGGYTRIIKLNNRLGDNAEMAFIELVDYNEVYGKEVATEEKKTTRRGRSKATTKKADATEAPAQAEVAADEAVVEAPAAEETKEDKGE from the coding sequence ATGAGACACGGTAAAAAACACAATCACTTAGGCAGAACTAAGTCCCATCGTAAAGCGATGTTGGCTAACATGGCCTCATCATTGATCAAACACAAAAGAATCTCTACTACTTTAGCAAAAGCAAAAGCTTTGCGTATGTATGTTGAGCCTTTGATCACTAAATCTAAAAACGATACTACACACTCTCGTCGTACAGTTTTTAGTTATTTACAGGACAAAGATTCAGTTACTGAATTGTTCCGTGATATAGCTGCTAAAGTTGCTAACCGTCCGGGTGGTTATACCAGAATTATCAAGTTAAACAATCGTTTAGGTGATAATGCTGAGATGGCATTCATCGAACTTGTTGATTACAACGAAGTTTACGGTAAAGAAGTTGCTACTGAAGAGAAGAAAACAACACGTCGTGGCAGAAGTAAAGCTACTACTAAGAAAGCTGACGCTACTGAAGCTCCTGCTCAAGCAGAAGTTGCTGCTGATGAAGCTGTTGTTGAGGCTCCTGCAGCTGAAGAAACAAAAGAAGATAAAGGAGAATAA